The Psychrosphaera ytuae genome includes a region encoding these proteins:
- the mreD gene encoding rod shape-determining protein MreD has translation MTKLFRSSWWFIGITILIALILSIMPLPLEIKAFRPNWLALVLIYWTLALPHKVNIGTAWLLGFILDILLGTVLGVHALAMALVIYVTASNFQKLRNFSIWQQSAILFVFLVLYHFVIFWANKFLIQVSFSIEYLYPALTSSIFWLWLFPVLRGYRRRFRIR, from the coding sequence ATGACTAAGTTGTTTCGTTCGTCATGGTGGTTTATCGGTATTACCATCTTAATTGCACTCATTCTTAGCATTATGCCTTTGCCCTTAGAAATCAAAGCGTTTAGACCTAATTGGCTTGCGCTAGTACTGATTTATTGGACATTAGCGTTACCGCACAAGGTGAATATTGGTACCGCCTGGTTATTGGGCTTTATCTTAGACATATTACTTGGGACGGTTTTAGGGGTGCACGCACTGGCCATGGCGTTGGTTATTTACGTGACCGCAAGTAACTTCCAAAAGTTGAGAAACTTTTCTATTTGGCAACAGTCGGCTATTTTGTTTGTATTTCTTGTCTTGTATCACTTCGTTATTTTTTGGGCGAATAAATTCTTGATACAAGTAAGTTTTTCAATTGAATATTTATATCCCGCGCTAACGAGCAGCATTTTTTGGCTGTGGTTGTTTCCTGTTTTAAGGGGTTATCGCCGTCGCTTTAGAATTCGATGA
- a CDS encoding Maf family protein, producing the protein MKIILASQSPRRKELLGHIVAHFEQQSADIDESVLPDESPQAYVERLAQQKAAAIFNKIVSPQNTVVIGSDTTVVKDGRIMGKPEDLADCQSMLMSLSGTTHQVLTAFSVITKAKTVTKTVITDVEFVTLNESKINKYWQTNEPQDKAGAYAIQGIGGKFVKSINGSVSAVVGLPMAELEAVLEELDVL; encoded by the coding sequence ATGAAAATTATTCTGGCTAGTCAGTCACCTAGAAGAAAAGAACTACTTGGCCACATAGTGGCTCACTTTGAGCAACAAAGTGCAGACATCGATGAATCGGTTCTTCCAGACGAGTCGCCACAAGCATATGTTGAGCGATTGGCTCAACAAAAAGCGGCTGCCATATTTAATAAAATTGTCAGTCCACAAAACACAGTCGTCATCGGCTCAGATACAACCGTAGTTAAAGATGGTCGAATTATGGGTAAGCCAGAAGACTTAGCGGACTGTCAGTCTATGCTAATGTCATTGTCCGGTACGACTCATCAAGTGTTGACTGCTTTTAGTGTGATAACAAAAGCAAAAACGGTGACAAAAACTGTCATTACTGACGTCGAATTTGTCACCTTAAATGAATCAAAAATTAACAAATACTGGCAAACTAATGAGCCTCAAGACAAAGCCGGGGCTTATGCAATACAAGGGATTGGTGGCAAATTTGTTAAGTCGATAAATGGCAGTGTCAGTGCTGTTGTAGGTTTGCCAATGGCAGAGTTAGAAGCCGTATTAGAGGAGTTAGACGTATTATGA